A portion of the Bosea sp. NBC_00550 genome contains these proteins:
- a CDS encoding FAD binding domain-containing protein, with product MRAFTYERAETPKAAAAAAAAQPEAKFIAGGTNLLDLMKLQIETPTHLIDVNPLKLDTIEPTAEGGLRIGALVRNTALAADERVRRDYGVLSRALLAGASGQLRNRATTAGNLLQRTRCPYFYDPAQPCNKRQPGTGCSALGGFTRQLGVIGVSDACIATHPSDMAVAMRVLDAQVETVKPDGLPRAIAIADLHRLPGDAPHLETTLEQGELITAVTLPKPVGGTQIYRKVRDRASYAFALVSVAAIVQRDGSGRVALGGVAPKPWRVEAAEAELSRGAKPMAAALLDGAKATKENSFKLPLVERTLGAVLAEARA from the coding sequence ATGAGAGCTTTCACATATGAACGGGCTGAAACCCCAAAAGCAGCGGCGGCGGCAGCCGCGGCCCAGCCCGAGGCAAAATTCATTGCGGGCGGCACCAACCTGCTCGACCTGATGAAGCTGCAGATCGAGACGCCGACCCATCTCATCGACGTTAACCCGCTGAAGCTCGATACGATCGAGCCGACGGCCGAGGGTGGGCTGCGCATTGGCGCGTTGGTTCGCAACACTGCGCTGGCTGCCGACGAACGGGTCCGTCGTGACTATGGCGTTCTGTCGCGGGCGCTGCTGGCCGGCGCCTCTGGCCAGTTGAGAAATCGCGCGACGACCGCCGGGAACCTGCTCCAGCGGACTCGCTGCCCTTACTTCTACGACCCCGCCCAACCCTGCAATAAGCGTCAGCCCGGAACAGGTTGCTCCGCCCTCGGCGGTTTCACCCGCCAGCTCGGTGTGATCGGGGTCAGTGACGCCTGCATTGCCACCCACCCTTCCGACATGGCGGTCGCGATGCGCGTGCTCGATGCACAGGTCGAGACGGTCAAACCGGACGGTTTGCCACGAGCCATCGCGATCGCCGATCTGCATCGGCTGCCCGGCGACGCTCCTCATCTCGAAACCACGCTGGAGCAAGGCGAGCTGATCACAGCGGTCACGTTGCCGAAGCCGGTCGGCGGTACCCAGATCTATCGCAAGGTCCGCGACCGTGCCTCCTATGCATTCGCGTTGGTTTCCGTGGCAGCGATTGTGCAACGCGACGGGTCCGGCCGCGTAGCGCTCGGAGGCGTCGCACCTAAGCCATGGCGGGTGGAGGCGGCGGAGGCGGAGCTGTCCAGAGGCGCCAAACCCATGGCGGCGGCGCTACTCGATGGCGCCAAGGCCACGAAGGAGAATTCATTCAAGCTTCCGCTAGTCGAGCGCACGCTCGGAGCGGTGCTGGCCGAAGCGAGGGCCTGA
- the paoC gene encoding aldehyde oxidoreductase molybdenum-binding subunit PaoC yields MKFDKPATTNPIDELKVVGQPRDRIDGPLKVTGGARYAYEQHDVVANQAYGYILASGIAKGRISLLDAEPARKASGVVAVVTAKEAGKLGKGKRNTARLLAGPDVEHYHQAIAVVVAETFEQARAAANLIRVEYAETEGRFDLEAARSSASEPKSDDDPSLADTRVGDFPGAFAEAPVKLDETYSTPDESHAMMEPHATLAAWDGDKLTLWTSNQMVAWAVADMATTLDIPKENIRVVSPFIGGGFGGKLFLRSDVLLAALGARTAKRPVKIALQRPLMMNNTTHRPATIQRIRIGATKDGTITAIGHESWSGDLEGGGPEVAVQQTRLLYAGPNRMTTMRLAVLDLAEGNAMRAPGEAPGLMALEMAMDEMAEKLGMDPIAFRLLNDTQVDPEKPERPFSMRRLNECFKVGSQRFGWDRRSARLGQTRDGRWLVGMGVAAAFRNNLVMKSGARVRLEADGILTVETDMTDIGTGSYTIIGQTAAEMLGVDLTKVVVKLGDSRFPVSAGSGGQWGGNSSTAGVYAACVKLREAIALKLGINSSEALFSDEQVHSGNRSLPLAKAVEDGPLTGEDVLEYGDLDKTHQQSTFGAHFVEVAVDAATAETRIRRMLAVCAAGRILNPKTARSQVIGAMTMGAGAALMEELAIDKRRGFFVNHDLASYEVPVHADIPHQEVVFLEETDPMSSPMKAKGVGELGICGVGAAVANAIYNATGIRVRDYPITLDKMLTRMPDAA; encoded by the coding sequence ATGAAATTCGACAAACCCGCTACAACCAATCCCATCGACGAGCTGAAAGTGGTTGGTCAGCCGCGCGATCGCATCGACGGTCCCCTGAAGGTCACGGGCGGCGCACGGTACGCCTACGAACAGCATGATGTCGTCGCGAACCAAGCGTATGGGTATATCCTCGCCTCGGGCATCGCGAAGGGGCGGATTTCGCTTCTCGATGCCGAGCCCGCCCGAAAGGCGTCCGGCGTAGTTGCGGTGGTCACGGCTAAGGAAGCAGGCAAGCTCGGAAAGGGAAAGAGGAACACCGCCCGGTTGCTCGCTGGCCCCGACGTCGAACATTACCACCAAGCGATCGCGGTGGTCGTAGCCGAGACCTTTGAGCAGGCGCGTGCTGCTGCGAACTTGATCCGCGTGGAGTACGCCGAAACCGAAGGAAGGTTCGATCTCGAGGCAGCCCGAAGCAGCGCCTCTGAACCCAAGAGCGACGACGACCCTAGCCTGGCGGATACACGGGTCGGCGACTTTCCCGGCGCCTTCGCCGAGGCCCCTGTCAAGCTCGACGAGACCTATAGTACGCCAGACGAAAGCCATGCGATGATGGAGCCACACGCCACCCTCGCGGCATGGGATGGCGACAAGCTCACATTGTGGACTTCGAACCAGATGGTCGCCTGGGCTGTCGCGGACATGGCGACGACGCTCGACATTCCCAAGGAGAATATCCGGGTTGTCTCGCCCTTCATTGGCGGCGGTTTCGGCGGGAAGCTCTTCCTGCGATCCGATGTCCTGCTGGCGGCGCTGGGCGCACGAACGGCCAAACGCCCGGTCAAGATTGCGCTTCAGCGGCCGCTGATGATGAACAACACGACGCATCGGCCGGCAACGATCCAACGCATTCGGATCGGCGCGACCAAGGACGGCACGATCACGGCGATCGGCCATGAGAGCTGGTCGGGTGATCTTGAAGGCGGCGGGCCCGAAGTTGCCGTCCAGCAGACCAGACTGCTCTATGCTGGCCCAAACAGGATGACCACGATGCGTCTGGCTGTCCTGGATCTGGCCGAAGGTAACGCCATGCGCGCGCCCGGTGAGGCGCCAGGTCTCATGGCGCTCGAAATGGCCATGGACGAGATGGCGGAGAAGCTCGGCATGGACCCGATCGCATTCCGCCTACTCAACGACACGCAAGTCGACCCAGAGAAGCCGGAGCGACCGTTCTCGATGCGGCGCCTCAATGAGTGTTTTAAGGTAGGTTCACAGCGCTTTGGATGGGATCGGCGCTCGGCGCGACTTGGCCAGACGCGCGATGGGCGCTGGCTGGTGGGAATGGGGGTCGCCGCCGCCTTCCGCAACAACCTGGTCATGAAATCCGGGGCGCGCGTTCGACTGGAGGCTGATGGCATCCTCACGGTCGAGACCGACATGACCGATATCGGCACCGGCAGCTATACCATCATCGGCCAAACCGCGGCCGAGATGCTCGGCGTCGACCTCACCAAGGTCGTGGTCAAGCTCGGCGATTCCCGCTTCCCCGTTTCCGCCGGCTCGGGCGGGCAATGGGGCGGCAATAGTTCAACGGCCGGCGTTTATGCTGCCTGCGTGAAGCTGCGTGAGGCGATCGCGCTGAAGCTCGGCATCAACTCGTCCGAGGCACTCTTCTCGGATGAGCAGGTTCATTCGGGCAATCGCAGCCTGCCACTGGCAAAAGCTGTCGAGGACGGACCGCTAACTGGCGAAGACGTTCTGGAATACGGTGACCTCGACAAAACGCACCAGCAGTCGACCTTCGGCGCGCATTTCGTCGAGGTGGCGGTCGATGCGGCGACGGCGGAGACGCGGATCAGGCGGATGCTGGCAGTCTGCGCCGCCGGTCGCATCCTCAACCCCAAGACGGCACGCAGCCAGGTGATCGGCGCGATGACCATGGGCGCCGGCGCCGCGCTGATGGAGGAGCTGGCCATCGACAAGCGGCGGGGCTTCTTCGTCAATCACGACCTCGCCAGCTATGAGGTGCCAGTTCATGCTGACATTCCCCACCAGGAGGTCGTCTTCTTGGAAGAGACGGATCCGATGTCATCACCGATGAAGGCGAAGGGCGTGGGCGAGCTAGGTATCTGCGGCGTCGGCGCTGCGGTCGCAAATGCGATCTACAATGCCACCGGTATCCGTGTCCGCGACTATCCGATCACGCTGGACAAGATGCTCACGCGGATGCCGGATGCAGCGTAG